The DNA segment ATTCCCACTGTTAGAGAATCACCCGCAGAGGGAGGACCCATGGCTCCCACTGCAGCAGGTGGGGTTGCTCTCCATCAGCATCTGCTTCCTTTTCACCACCGCTACAGCGGAAGTACCAGCCTTATTTGCGCACCCTCAAGCCAAAACTCTTGGCCTGTCAAAGGAATGGCAGTTGAGAGGGCCACATTTGTCACCCGCAACTTGACAGCGCGCCACAAGAGAGGCGcaccctcctctgcctgtATCTGATTTTGGTGTGGTTGCCTTCAATCAAGCCCATCAAAGAGAGTGCGTATGCTGTTGAGGTGGTGTGATTCCATCTATTTCGCTTACTCATTTAGCCTTGAACCAccgcggaaaaaaaagatccTCTTCAACATGTCATTGTGCCACAAACACGTCACCTAATATGCGCATACAACCACGGCCTAACTACCTCTGCTGCTCACTGCGGCTATGTCCAGGAACCGGGTCAACCAACACCGTTGAGCGTCGTTCAGCCCCACTGCACCTCGACTGCATACGGTGCAGAGTGGGTCCAGGCTTACACTCCACATCACCGCAACGCAGTTAAAGCAGAAAACCAGTAGGCGGATGCGTACATTAGCTGAATCCCCGACACGATTCGTAGTGAGCTGGTCCAAGCGTGATCATCACTGCAAGCCACTTCGGCACCGCGCCAGCCCAGACCTGTCCGCCGGTACCAAGAGTCCGCAGCCGTACCCGAGGCCAGGCTGAGCAGGCTCTTGGCGCTCCCAGAGGATGCGCACTGGACCCTGATACCACGCTGAGGTGGCCGGCACCATCAAGGGCCGTGAAGAaggacaaaaaaaaatcgtacaggaaaacgaaaaaaaagaaagataCAAACTCGCCACAtcacctttttttcttttttttcggtcGTCCTGCCTCTGTTGTTTTGCCCTTCTTTCAAAGAAAAGACTGTAACACACCACTCTCTCCTTGCTAGATGAACAAACAAAAGAGCCAAGATACGGTGAGAAAgcgagaaagaaaaaaaaaggagagtACATAAATGAACCAATCCGTACATGCCCGCTGCGGATGCGCTTTCTtgcatatgtgtgtgtgtccttgTCTGCCGCCCATTTCTTTGAACGAACGCGCAAACACTCCAGTCCAAATCCTAATCTACTACTCACACATAAAGGGATGGAAAAAAACACCACCATGCCACACCACGACACCTGAAGCGCGAGCGATAACCCTCTTTAGCGTGTGCATTGGCGGTAGTTTCTCTCGAAAGCTATTGTCCCGACCTAAGGTGCACCCTCGAACGTTGATACCCTTCAGCAATCTCATCAACTTTCCTCCACATTGTACGGCTTTGCACCTGGTTTGTAACCGCGCTGATCAAAGACTCCACAAACAGCATACAAGAAAGgcagcgcaccaccactTGCTCTTCGAATGAACTCGCGATCACGGTGGTGGCCCTTCGAGCTCGTCATGCCACCGCCCACCGCAAGCGAGTACAGATCGATAAAGAGACGACGTTAGCAGCATGCAGAagccttcttcttcttctgtTCCTTCTCCAGGGGTTTGGGGGTCTCCTTTTCGGAAGGGGctttcttctcctcctcctcctccactctTGCCTGGTCGAGGGCCTCCTGCTCCCGACGCTTAGCCTCCAGTGCGTCCAGCTTGCGGCGCGCCGCAAGGCAGTGCACACCTGTCTCACCGTAAAGAGCACGCATGAAGTCCCTGTCAGTGATAGCACCCTTGTTTTCAGCGTCTAGGATGCTAAAGAGAgcgtccacctcctcttcgGACAGGGCATCTTTCTTGAAGCTGCTCTTGGTCACGATTTCCTCCAGCGACCTGCGTGTGATAATACACGCCGGGGCCACCACAACAACACATTTCGCCATGTCCTCAGCCGACATGAGAGATGACCTGTTATCTTCGCAGAACTCGGTGAACTCGTAGGCAGTCATCTGACCAGGATACGTGGTCTTGCTCACCGCCTCGCCAACCGTGGGCGACCTCAGGCAGTAGCCAGCCTCGAGAGCGGCCACTGTGATCATTTGACGAGGCAACACATCTATGCCATCCTCGCGGGTGATGCGGCGCTTCTCAAAAGCATCCCTCGTAGAGATCAGCATCGTTGTTGGCAATGAGAAGAGGCAAGAAAGCAAGTGCGAAACCGAATGATGTCCCTAGATGAgatccttttccttttgggTTTGTTCAAGCAAAAACTCCTATTATTGTGTTATAGGCCACaagagcaaaaaaaaggggtggGTTACAAAAAGAGTAGACTGCCAGTCATAAATAGGCATCATCCTGTGAGACGAAACGACAGTACCTTGTCATCGATATCCTTCCAATATAAAAAATAGTAGGAGACGGACTGCAAAGGCGGAAACTGCAACACGCCAGCGACTTCCACCTCACCCTTACCCCGTAAATAACAGGGTGgccaacaaaagaaaacggtgTTGGCTAGTCCCTGAAAGGGACTGGAAGGGAAAATGGCACCCTAGGTTTTCTTCCGGTTTCCTGCGACTCATTTCGAGTTAACAGTGTGCTGCAATGACCCAGAAGAGTTAAAGAGGCTCTAGTGAGCGAGAAGTCGAAACGTGACCACCAAAATCACCCACACGCCTGAAAACGGATCCCATTTCGTTCGACGAAGGATTCATCTTACTGGGGTACAGCTTGTTCTTGAAAA comes from the Leishmania mexicana MHOM/GT/2001/U1103 complete genome, chromosome 22 genome and includes:
- a CDS encoding i/6 autoantigen-like protein: MLISTRDAFEKRRITREDGIDVLPRQMITVAALEAGYCLRSPTVGEAVSKTTYPGQMTAYEFTEFCEDNRSSLMSAEDMAKCVVVVAPACIITRRSLEEIVTKSSFKKDALSEEEVDALFSILDAENKGAITDRDFMRALYGETGVHCLAARRKLDALEAKRREQEALDQARVEEEEEKKAPSEKETPKPLEKEQKKKKASACC